The Polyangium aurulentum genomic interval GCCGTCCCAGACCTGGATCACGGGCACGCTGAGCGCGCTGATCGCCTGCTGCTGCGCCTCGATGAAGGCGAAGCGCTCCTCGAGCTCCTGGTTGCGCTCGCGCAGCGAGGCCTCGAGCTGCCGCTGCTCCCGGAGCAGCGCCTCGTTCCTGACCGCGATCTCGTGGAGGTCGGAGACGTCGTGCTCGAGCAGGACGAGCTCGACGACGGCGCCGGAGGCATCCCTCACCGGGCACAGGAACTGGACGAACCATTTCACGGCCTGGCCCGTCCGCACGTGCTCGGTTTGCTGCGGATCGTAGCTCATCGGCGGCTGCACGACCCATTGCCCGGCGCACGCGCGCTCCACGGCGGGCAGGACGCCCTTCGCCTCGAGCTGCGCGTCTGCGAGCATCCGATAGTCGGAGGCGACGATCGACGCGCCGGGCACTCGCCACTGCTTCTCCCACCCGACGCTCACCGCCACGGGGTGCGTCTCGGGGACGTTCATCACCATGACGCTGCACCCGTCGCTCGCGAGCAGCGAGGCGAACCGGCGAGCGTTCGTGCTCAGCACCTCCACCTGCTGTTCGAGCTCCGCGACGCGGCGGCGCAGCCGCGCGAGCTCGTCTTCATCGACCATCCTAAGAATTTAGCACGGACGCACCCTCCTGGAAGGCGCCGCGTGCGCGCGGGAGGGCGTCAGCGCCTTGGCAGCCGCACCGTGAACGTCGTGCCCTCGGCCTCGGTGGATCGCACGTCGATGGTGCCGCCGTGGGCGTCGACGATGCTCTTCACGATGAACAGCCCGAGCCCGATGCTGCGGTCGGCCGTCGCCCGCTGGCCCGCGCCCCGCTGCATGGGCTCGAAGAGCCGGGGCACCAGCTCCGGCGGGATGGGCGCGCCGTGGTTGTGGACCGAGAGCACGACGTGCTCCCCCTCCCCGCGCGTCTGCACGCGCACGCGGCTGTCCTCCGGGCTGTAGGTGATTGCGTTGTTCACCAGGTTCGACAGAACCTGGGCCAGCCGGTCGCCGTCCCATTCCCCGTCCCCGTCGTCCTTCGCGCTCGCCTCGATCTGCCGCTCGGGGTGCGCCAGGCGGGCCTCGTCGAGCACCTGGCGCGCCAGATCGTGCAGGTTGACCGGCCCCCGCACGATCGGGATCCCGCCGGCGAGCCGCGCCTTGGTGAAGTCGAGCAGGTCCCGGATCATCCGCGCCGCGCGCTCGGCCGAGGATCGAATGCGCGTCAGGGCCTTGAGGGTCTTCGGGTCGAGATCCTCGCGGCCGAGCACGGCGGCGACCCCGAAGAGAATGGCGCCGAGCGGATTTCTGAGGTCGTGCGAGACGATGCCGATGAGCTGGTGCTCGAACTCGGAGCGCGCCTGCGCCTCGGCCTCGGCCTTCTGCCGCGGGCTGATGTCGTCGAAGGCCACGACCGCGCCCTCGAGCTTGCCGTGCAGGAGCAGCGGCCTCGAGCGCAGGCGCACCGGGAAGCTCTTGCCGTCCTTGCGCCATAGCC includes:
- a CDS encoding STAS domain-containing protein, with product MVDEDELARLRRRVAELEQQVEVLSTNARRFASLLASDGCSVMVMNVPETHPVAVSVGWEKQWRVPGASIVASDYRMLADAQLEAKGVLPAVERACAGQWVVQPPMSYDPQQTEHVRTGQAVKWFVQFLCPVRDASGAVVELVLLEHDVSDLHEIAVRNEALLREQRQLEASLRERNQELEERFAFIEAQQQAISALSVPVIQVWDGILVLPLVGMVDDARAERILSGLLSAITDSGAQQVIIDITGVPTLDAAAANALIRAVAAARLVGAQCTLSGVSSRIAQTILTLDVELGALETSGTLKAALERALRRKNGAAAAPARPVRSGRP
- a CDS encoding sensor histidine kinase; this encodes MANDGPAKSAPSGLAQFLQSERETILSAWETAAREGLGASARLDREALLDGVRPLLDAVREALAEGAVDLPCKSAQDHALARMAQQLTLSEVTQELALLRKVILGKLAPRAAGLDFGELMRLDEALDRAVLAAVNTYAEGATRELDECAQAHEATLRSQEHVQAILNSAGEGICGLELNGRFTFANPACVRLLGYTSADELLGRNMHEVTHHTRLDGTPYPKEECKIAHAISRGELVDVDDEWLWRKDGKSFPVRLRSRPLLLHGKLEGAVVAFDDISPRQKAEAEAQARSEFEHQLIGIVSHDLRNPLGAILFGVAAVLGREDLDPKTLKALTRIRSSAERAARMIRDLLDFTKARLAGGIPIVRGPVNLHDLARQVLDEARLAHPERQIEASAKDDGDGEWDGDRLAQVLSNLVNNAITYSPEDSRVRVQTRGEGEHVVLSVHNHGAPIPPELVPRLFEPMQRGAGQRATADRSIGLGLFIVKSIVDAHGGTIDVRSTEAEGTTFTVRLPRR